GTGCTTGGGATAGAAGATCCCTGCGAATGGGTAGAGGCCAGGGGTCGTCCACCAGAAGTTGAATTATCTCTGCCACCCAGTGTTTGGATGGCCAACGAGGAGCTATCAAAATCATCACTCTGGTTAGAGTTGGGGAGATCAAGCTGAGGGGTGGGAAAGCATAAAGCTGGACGTTTGGCCACGGATGGGCCAGAGCATCTATCCCCGGTGGGGCACTCGGATCTGACAGGAAGAAGAACATAGGACACTGACTGTTTTCTTGCGAGGCTAAGAGATTTACAGCAGCCAAATTTTTGCCATATCTGCTCCACCACTTGTGGATGAAGTCTCCATTCCCCGTACTAGGGGGGTTTCCTCTGGACAGTAAATCTGCCCCCAGGTTCAAAATCCCTGGCACACGAGTTGCTCGAAGGGACATCAGTCTTGAGCTGCTCCACACAATCAATCTCTGAGCCAAcctgtgcagctgcagagagcATGTGCGATATTCAGATATTAAAGCACATTTGTGGTACAAAGATTGAAAATGTTGGACCAGCAATAAGgacaaatgaaaggaaaagaagaaagaaaagaagaatgtgAGGGTCTTATTCTAGGAGGGTAAATAAGTAATGAAGAGTCTCTGGGCATTTTTGTTTGTCATGTAATACGAggattttttgtatattttgagTTCATTCTTCCATCTGTTGATGTGGGGCTTCATCTTAAGCTTCACCTTAAGGTACAATGGTAATtcgtgaccccagtttctggtcaagcaagttctggtgggtgttacccacagagttttttcctatttaaacctcaatttcccactagtttatcagaactgaagaagctactcggatgagtggcgaaacgtcttcaagaaattctacaagtccagctgaccttatttaacgctttttttttttgattaccatgacctggatgactgagaaccttcacagacaatttGTTTGGTTGATAACCAGCTTTGAAACAATACCCGAAACTGAATATGTTCACATTCAAAGAAAATATGTTCCACCGTTTACTCTCGTCAGATTAAATCCCAATTAAATCTCACATGTAGGAAGTGGTTCGAtggataaatattaattttaaatgcgAACTCTTTTGCTTTGTGAGGGATTGGTTAAGATAAATATTGTTTCCTTATCTTTTATGCCTCCACAACATTGTAATCTCTTAGAACATATTTCCTTTGCATGCAGCTagtttgcaaaataaaacttatttctttaagttattttaaaacagtCAACAATTGTAACTGCGCCGTCATCATGGACTAACTtttataaaaaactaaaacagtgaCTTACCTCCGTTCACCGTCTGAACTACCAACAGAATAACGACAAAGACGTAGATGGACATTTGGACATGCAGACCGACTCTACTCCCATTctagttgtgtttttaaaccaTGTTAACCATGTTTAAATACTTGCTGCTAGAGATGTGCGTGTGAATGATTTGCGCCGTGATTCACTCTCTTCTCCGAGGAATCAGATAATGGAAAAATTCACCAGTGGTTAGAATAATTAAAAGTCCTAATATCAAGTAACCACGTACGATGCTGTGTCCCAGTACAgataaataattgtaaaatacaACTGTAATCAATCAATGAGTTTCTAAATGATAAAAGACTTCCACACTGACTCATAATCAAATTTTGTGGTGATATTTAAATGGAATACCAGTTTGTCAATAtcaacacatattttttttatttccatgttaATGGAAATAAATTCACCCCAAACGACGTTTTTTTCCTCAATCCCCGCGTGTTTTAAATCCCTCGTTCGAtttgaatttagtttgttttgtttgttttacgaATATGGTAATagttgttaaaatattttaccaaaatgactaaaaaataTACAGCTGACTAACACTGGCACGTTTACTATTAAGTTAAtgtgtaatgtctttttttttaacataaaaataaaatgaaatgagactTAACGCCAAGTTCAGTTTAGCTAGCTAGCGCCAAACACACACTACATGAGTTAGCATATAGCAGCTAAGGCTACTTACAAAAACACCTCATTTCGCTTAACGAGCACGAAATAaatgagttacagtaatttATTAATACAAAACCACCGCGTTTATGCCGCTTAAACACCCAAATGCTGCTGAGatgataaaattaattaataaaaatgaatcagagAAACTTACCGCACTTTTTCTATCGTCGGAAAATTGTGGCGTTTAAAATTCTGTCCGTTACAAACGAGAAGGAGGTGGGCGTGGCCTTTCTACGGAAGAGCATTAGGgtcactagaaaaaaaaagtcgaaatgtcGAGAGCATCGTATTTCgactgtgttatttttgttctcCAAGCTTGCAGACTATTTTTATTCGAGTAGAAAAGTTCGGCTCAAAAAGTTCATCTCAAAAACTACACTGGggaattttctgtgtttttggactaaattaaaagtaaaatatgaacGGAAGGGTTTTAGGCAACGGCAACAGTTGTGACTTTCATGGCTCGGTACCAAGatggtggtggagatggagcaTCAGTGTAGCTAGCCAGCCAACAACACAAAGACGATCTGTGGATTTGACTAAAAAGTCTAACAATACGTTTCTGAGACAATACTAGTAAATACCACTTATATTGCAAGAAACACACTTATTCTCCAAGACTATAATAAATCAGAAGCCTGAGCTACGTTATTGATTTCTGGTCATTTCAAAATATCCAAGTCTTTCTGTTCAAGCAGTAACAAAGTTTATATATAGTGAAATCAGAGATTTCTTTGTTTCAAcaatgtttgtaaaaaaaaaaaaaaaaaaaaaatccttttggataatgtttatgtatgtgcaGTATATTCTAGTTCATCTCATGTTGAACATCCACTCATATCACTCATATATTCAAACATtagaaaaaatgtattattcctTAAAACAGAACCCTCAAGTATTTCATATATTTGGAATTACTGGTTTACAATTCATGTTCTCATATAATATCTCATGTAACTGCAACCATTAAGCAGAATTCAGTCAGGGTCCTGATAGTGGTTTACTATTGATCCAGatttaatttataatattaacataataCTTCAAAATGACATGGgaagtcaaacacagaaaatacaacGCACAATCACTGTGGAATCCATTCTCAGTctgtacaaaacaacaacaacaaaaaaaaaacacaacacatagcAGTGCAAGGATGCACATTTGGCGGCCCCTCTACAGTGTTACCCAACATCTTGGGCTTCAaagggtcaaacagcaggacacaatttcccctcggggatcaatatagtatatcaaaatcaaaattaaaaaaaaaaaaaaattcatacaATGTGATGGAAACAAACCGACTGTCAAAAAATCAtggtaaacaaaacaaaaaaaactacagctggGTTACATGACATCAGCATTTCCCAAAGTACATTTCTTTTGCTGTTCCATCACATGTCCTGaaacaacaaactaacaaaacaagTAAGAAGGtcacaaacaatgaaaacatgtaaTGAGCGTCCGACCAAGTTtggtcttttcttctctttggaAGTCAAAGCGTCGCCCAGATACGAGCAAACTTCCCGTTTGCCCAACGATTGGCTAAAACGAAAAGTTGGCATGACCTATCAATGGGGCACCCCCCAGTACctgtcatttcaaatataataatagtaataataataataataatggattggatttatatagcgcttttcaacACAAAGTGGTTcccaaagcacttttttttttttttttacagaacccattattcattcatacacattctcACTGGTGGTGCTAAACTACTTTGGtagccacagctgccctggaGACTGACAGAAgcgtggctgccaatgtgcgccGAGGCAAAAACACAGCGACCACCGACCACATTCATTGGACGACCTGAGCCACTGTCGATAAACCCATCAAGAGATATAGATAACCATGTTTTCTATTTACAGTGCCCCCTAGGGGCCAAACGACACCAAATTCAATGTGTTCacttggtaaatggtcttgctcttatatagcgcttttctacctactcaaaggttctcaaagtgcttttacagtcagagacacatccacccattcgctcacacattcacccacacattcacagaccagtgccagttgcactgggagcaaattcagttcagtgtcttgctcaaggacacttcggcatatggcacactcaggggatccaACCGCTAACACTCATGTTCATggacatgtatttttttttgtttgtttgtttttttgctttcaagCATTTGAAGCTAGCTAGCGATCTCCGCTAGTATTTCGGTTtcgatcggtgacactggggaccccatggcacagccgtgtttttgcctgtagaaacctccattgaactgaaagtaggtggtggtcaggcacaggtcgagtaacacacagacttgttctggggtgaggttggttcttgaggccaaggtgtcatccttttgtagtcttttccttactacatccgtggcttctctcgtggggatgcaggtgaacagtgagGTGACATCATAGGACACAATGGCTGCGAcgtccttgactttgttcacaaagtccctggagtttacaatgtggtgtggggtgttgcctactaacggagagaggatggatgccaaatgcttggcaGTGTTATATGTGACAGAATTAATGCTgctgacaatgggtctgagtggggctccctccttgtgtattttggggagtccataaatacacggtgtagcttcccctgggtacagacggtaataaaggagtctgtcgatggccttctccttctccagctgttgtaggtagtttattattctggttttgtagatgttggtaGGGTCACGTCTCAGTGTCTCATTTGGACGCATCCACATCTTCATCGTTTCTGTCCTCAAACAGGACAACGacaatattttatgtgtttgtagcaacacattttagttgagAGAACAACTACTCACTGGTAGAAGGATTTGATGGTTCTGATGGAGTCCTTTGATCCTGGACATTTGTGTTCTGTAGTTCCTCAGTCTCAACATTGTTGGATGTGTCGTCATTATCTGCAGGAATGAACAGCACagttatttatactgtatatatatttatacagctATGATAAAACATGGAGGTCATCGTCTTTTTCATGTGTCTTCTCTGGGTCTGCTCCATCTAGATGATGATGCAGCAACAGCTCAtgttggttttaattttattttccaggttTAGGGTTATCACAGAGTAAACTTATAAACATTATAAACATATTTCTATGAGTGGACAAAGACACttaccagagtcaccagaaccAGCAGAAGCAGAATTTTGAAAGTCAGTGTCACCAGTCAGAGATTGTTGAGATTCTCCAGTCTTGTCTGATtctgtgaataaaaatgaatttacagCTCCTTTCTTCTCATGTTGATTAGCTAACTCATGGTAACAGATGACTGCATCAGTAACAGAGACATTAAAGACTGACCTGGTGGAGAAGCTTCAACATCCTGTGGTACACCTGTCAATAAAGACAAAGCTGAATGTTATTTCtaacatttttacagaaaactATGTTATTAGCTGAAATGATCAGGTCAACATTCAGTATTTTACACAttcatctcatcatctcataACTGGACCAATGTTTAAGCTGCTACCAATCTAGTAAATGTGTCTGGATCAGGAGGAGAGACCAGACAACACATTGTTAGTTTGGATCTTTCGAGGGGATTTGATGGTGGTGAGAAAAATCCAGAATagcacatgttttaaatcagttccacacagacgcacaacattcagaaaagaaaggagTTACCTGAGTATCTGCCTCTTTTGTctcctgtaaataaacagagacTGATTGAAATAATCATCATCTTTCTCTAAATCTACTGTTAATCTTTAAATGCTCAGCTTCAACACTGATTCAGTCTGAGATCAGTCTAACATGATGTAACAGGTTTGATACAGTTtggatgctaacatgctaacgtgCTGCCTCTTGGTCCTACAGTTTACAGGAGTTTTAAGGACAAATGAAGGAAGATAAAATACAGGCAGTTGAATCATCTACAACTACAACTGATGTAGAAACTGAGGAGTGATCTGTCAACTTGAAGTTCAGTGAATAGAAATTAGAAACTAGTACGACTGATAAAGTCCACAGTCCAATAATATCAGACTCAGTCCATTGTTCTTCTGGGTGAAAAGATACTCATAACCTTGGtgtaaatacacaacaatacagACAACTCTGGATTACAGGACCGACAATCATTCACCTACCAAGGTCGCCTCTTAAGTAAAGAACCACCAGATCCAGAACCACAACCACAAATGGCGCCAGAACCACAACCAGAACCACTATCACTGCAGCAATGATGATGGCAGATTTGTGCCCActgtctccatctttgtcttCAACGCCatcaggaggaagatgatgatctaaaacacagaaaacactgacatgaGTTTGTGTTACTTTAAATGTGGATGTAAAGTCTCAACAAAGATTCAAGTGAAATCAGTGAAGGAGCGAAACatgaatttaaaaactaaaccagagtGTCAGAGTATTCTCAGATGAGACTACGTGAAGACAACTTCTGCCTGTTCTCTTGTTACAATTGTCTGACTCAGTTCAATTAAAACTAATAAAGCAGAGATCTGCTGGACAAACATCAGACAGAACAATAATTctaatcaaaatgacaaaaacaaaggtttCTTACCCCAAACCTTTTCCTCATGTGAATCAGATGCAGCATGAATGACCTCACAGCTGTAGTTAGACCTGTCAGACTTTGAAATGATGATGTGGTCTCTTCTCTGGAAGGTGTTGTCTTCATGTGGACAAACTCCTGAACTGTccactctgtcctctctggttagaatATTCCCGTTCCTCTTGATGTTCAGAATGATGTTTCTTGGGTAGAAACCTTCAGCCAGACACGTCAGTGTGATGTTCGCCTGCACTTCGTTGTCCACCGACACCAACACACGAGGAcgagctggaaacagaaaacatgaggtgatgtttggagggaggctacgtagcaAACACatgtactgaaaataaataatgaaacatattCACATGTTTTAATTATGTCGACAAACGTAGATGAAATGATCCGTCCTTTTAGACCAGAGTCAGGAtctaaacacagaaacattcacattattctCATGTTCAGTCTTTCAACACAATCCTGAGCTGTTACtgaaagtggagcaggaagaagaatcAAACATGAACCAGAATGGCAAAGAAGACGACTGGTGTTGTTATAGAGGGAGACAGACTGATGAGGTACAAGTAGAAATGATTCACACCAGCTAGCAGCTCTAATACGCTGTAAGCTGACTGtacaaaagttaaaatgaattgTCTACATCAGGACAAACTACATGTAGAGAGCTACGtcctcaaagaaagaaaactacaaCTAATgatagaaaacaacagaaactttCTTACCCCAAACTTTTTCAACATGAAAACGGGATTCagcatgaatgacttcacagctgtaattagACATTTCAGTCTCTGAAACGATGACGTAGTCTCTTCTCCAGTAGGTTTTGTCCTTTTGTTGATGAACTCCTGAAGTCTTCACTCCGTCCTCTTTAGTCAGAAGATCACAGCGATTCTTCTTGATATTCAGGATGATTCCTGATGTGTTGAAGCTTTTGGCTCTGCACACCAAAATCATCTCTGCATCTTCATTGACACTTTCTGAATACATCTCCACATCAGGTTGAtctagaaacagaaaacataagATGAAGTTTGGAGGCTACGTAGCAACATGATACAAAATAAGCTAAATCAGCCTTCTGGTGGAGTCAGATATACTATTTCCTCATGAAGAGATTTATCTtgatgtaaacaacatgaacacatgattaAACACAGGTGATCTGGGTTTAAATTCAGTCAGTAagtaatataacaatataacgTATTATGTGACCAAAACTGAACAAAGTTATCACAATCGAGGACCTTAAATGGACCATGAACTCTACTGCTACTGTCAGGAAGgctcaaccatagactgtatataaacatggactaaacacgtctcattggtccaaactgatgctattttcccacaTATACGGGCGACGGCATCTTCAGAGTTTGAAGCCAGAGTTTGAAGCCAGAGTTTGAAGCCAGAGAGGAAGTGCAGGGAAATGCTCCCACACCTGAGACCAGACTTCTATGATAGAAGCCCTTAAATTCAGAGAGGTACTTAATATCCACgtagatcatgtcaacatgctgctgtttcttaGCAAAAACATGTGAATGGGAAACGATAGAGAAAGTGGAACGagacctttgttgtcaaagttcaagttGTGTCAAGTTATAACCTGAAAACTCATCTGTCTGGTCCAAGAATTCTATCCAAGTCAGAGCAAAttatcttatttcatttttgtttgagagtgattttttttttaatgtgatttgctcagattgtCTTTACttgctctgattaaagctgATAATTGGCTGCTTGTGTAATTCTTATACAAAGGTATAAAACACATCATTCATAactacattcacaaatgttatTGGTATCAGGATATAAGATATAGATAAATACtgagtaaataaaaattaacataCTTTTCAGTAGCagacatttgtgtttaaaatatatatttttttattgatctgaAGTAATAATCTAATTTTTTGAGAAACTGAGTTTTGATTTTTTCGGTAAGCCAAAATTACATAACCATATATATTGATTAAAACCAGAAAATGACTTTCAACCTTCAAAGCTGCCATTAGAAAGTGACCTTCCTTATCTGCTCTGTGTGTAATTACATCACCTGGAAATCtatgaaaacaaaaggcaacACCAGCAGAACCTGTTGCTTCCATGGCTGAATAATATTCAACCCCCCCAGATATTAGTCCACAAGTTCACATCAGCATCAGAGAATGAGTTTCCTGCAGTAACACACAATGTGCATTCCACCCTttgcaaaaaagtaaaaaatatttttattttaaccagaaCTTTAAGGCCTCTCACATTTAAGGAAGCAAGTGAAATAGTGCAATTAAACATTCTCATCAAAGTAAATAaactttaacaaattaacaataaaacttAAAGTGCTTAGAAGTATAAAACTTCACTGACTCCAATTAACAAGCAGCTGTTCCCCATGTTACCATCTTTCCAGCAGCGCCTGCAGAAAGTTTTCATGGGTCCAGGTGGGGCTGGTACCCACACCACAACTTAAAAGCCATAATTTCAGgaattttatcatatttatacaattactattattattttattatactgtAGTACATAGGCTACTAAAAACAATGAGGAAACGCCttctgatatatttttattgtgttacatttgttatgacccagggtcattgtgtagtatttgtttttggatgtatgacttgtctgtgctgttttttttcccttttccatgtgttgttcctccctgcctgagggtggtgccacctctgttggtctccaggtgctggctggcaattggtgaatgggcgggaggaaaccctataaaatggccgtcgttttggagttcttcctctcctcttgaccctcctcccaactgaaccaggcatttgtgtgtgatttggcaatttgtatttgttagcagACCAGGTAGTGGTAAGGGTGAGTAGCTCTTTTTGTTGggacctttttctcctgtttatttttatagggagtcaggttagaaacctgtattttgatttcctttatttttgattaggtaagtcagcttgggggcacagtgtttttttgtttgttgttttgggccatgctcaccctgaagccTATGACTAccattgttgattaaataaataattatttgttggtctgcagctctgttgtatggtcttccttgggagtgggagagagaggggggcgtCCTTACCATGTTACATTCGGTTCCCCTAGGTCGGACgtaacacatttaatattaataatgatctGATGAGCACAGACTAATAATAGTCCAGTTAACATTTTGAGTCTCACAACAATCCTGTTTCATTGTGCTTTGTgtgattcattgttttttaacATAAGCTAATTATCCTTGATTTTAAAAGGCATCAGTACCAATACCAGTATTTGTGACTGGCCGGTGGGGTGATGCCATTGCATCTTTCACtcattttgtatatttgtgtatCGAAACCTGCCTATCATTACAATATCATCTGGCTGCGACACAAAGATGGGCTTTTCTGTCGTTGGGGGGGATTTCCCGTTCTACTTCCTCTTCGCCTACCCACGCTTGTCAACATCCGGGCAAACACCTGGGTTAACATAGCAACATCTGCTATTTTTTCTCGAATGTTTCAAAATTGCATCTACTCCGGTTATACGTCAGGTAGCATAAAGCCACCATTCATAAGCTTAGCAAGTTTAAGAACGTTAATTTAAACTTAATAAGCTTGCGTTTGACTTACGTACTTAAGCACAGTCAGATCAGTTAGAATCGAGTTCACTGATTCGGGTAATGTTGGGTTTGCGCAGCCAGCTTGTTCATTTTCAACAAGAGCAGTTGAGTCTAAATGACTCGACGATATTTCTGAAGAGTTATGTGGTGTCTGCTCGGATGTTTGTCGCTTTTCTCCTATTAACCATTAACGTTAAGCTTTAAGCATCACTACATCTTGTATCTTTCatgttctctctttttcatctctcctcattttcattcttgaggagtttgtgttgtttctccaattcttttactttttccttttcattcctTAACTTCGGCAATAAACTGCACCGCTTTAGTCAATGCAACAAGCATGCAGGTAGTTTGTTTAGCTTGTTCCTTTAGCTCGtcgaagtttttttttccaaacctcGAATGACTTCTAATATAATGAGGTTAGAGATCTCTGTCTCATCGTGTTCACCTTTACTTTCTTGTCGACTGGAGGCTGGAGTGTCGCCTCCCTTTCGAGTTACTGTTCTCACCGCAAACACCTACACAGGCTAAATCCGCAAAATAAAACTTAACTTAATAAAACTCTAACttttatataaaagaaaaaactaacaGGGACTTACCTCCGTTCACCGTCTGAACTACCAACAGAATAACGACAAAGACGTAGATGGACATTTGGACATGCAGACCGACTATGTTTAAATCCATCTGCTAGAGACGTGCGTATGAATGTTTTGCGCCGTGACTTTTGTTTCTGGTAAAACCACAGCGCGAATGAGCAGCTTCCCTTCGTCTTCCTCTTTTACGCACAGTGTGTGAATCAGACTCTCTGACAGTCTtaaacaaacatggaggaatAACtggttggtaaaagaaaaaagtgactCAGTAAAATGGAGATGGTTCGGATTCAAAGTATCTGTTATATGTAATAGACCATTTATAGTTGTCAAAATGTTGATGCTTttctcatataaatatatttatttactttaagggCTATTCTTATTTAAGATatacttttcatttaaatgtgcactttatGTTTATGCTGATTTCAAAAAAGTTACTCCTGTACTCCAGtattcatgtttacatgttattgTTCTTTGAACAGCTGAGCATTATTTTATCCGGccagtttaaataaaagtacttGTGACTAAACATTTGCTCTCACTTTGCGATAAAAATATCGGGATATATATCGTATATCGATATTCAGCCTAAATATATCGGGATATGACTTTTGGTCCATATCGCCCAGTTCTACAAGcaaacatacaaatatacagCCATGGCCAGAAGTTTAGAGAATGACACAATTACTAGTTTTCACAGACTCTGctgcttcagtgtttttagatatttttgtcATAAGTCACAATCGTATACTTAAGTATAATCACAATCGTTTCATACAACAAAAAGTTACAATAAGTTTATGTAAAGAGTCATTATTTGCAATGTTGACCCTTCTTTTTCAGCAAGGGAGATAACTTTGGGTTACAATAGGTAATCCCTGGTTATTGGATAACAGAGTGAGGTGTTTCACTATGTGAATCGCCTTGGGCGTGACCAACTACAGAAGCTCCAATGGCACAACGTCTGTCTTTGACGGACAGGTTG
This portion of the Mugil cephalus isolate CIBA_MC_2020 chromosome 22, CIBA_Mcephalus_1.1, whole genome shotgun sequence genome encodes:
- the LOC124999687 gene encoding uncharacterized protein LOC124999687 isoform X3 produces the protein MDLNIVGLHVQMSIYVFVVILLVVQTVNGDQPDVEMYSESVNEDAEMILVCRAKSFNTSGIILNIKKNRCDLLTKEDGVKTSGVHQQKDKTYWRRDYVIVSETEMSNYSCEVIHAESRFHVEKVWDPDSGLKGRIISSTFVDIIKTSRPRVLVSVDNEVQANITLTCLAEGFYPRNIILNIKRNGNILTREDRVDSSGVCPHEDNTFQRRDHIIISKSDRSNYSCEVIHAASDSHEEKVWDKDGDSGHKSAIIIAAVIVVLVVVLAPFVVVVLDLVVLYLRGDLGDKRGRYSGVPQDVEASPPESDKTGESQQSLTGDTDFQNSASAGSGDSDNDDTSNNVETEELQNTNVQDQRTPSEPSNPSTKTMKMWMRPNETLRRDPTNIYKTRIINYLQQLEKEKAIDRLLYYRLYPGEATPCIYGLPKIHKEGAPLRPIVSSINSVTYNTAKHLASILSPLVGNTPHHIVNSRDFVNKVKDVAAIVSYDVTSLFTCIPTREATDVVRKRLQKDDTLASRTNLTPEQVCVLLDLCLTTTYFQFNGGFYRQKHGCAMGSPVSPIETEILAEIAS
- the LOC124999687 gene encoding uncharacterized protein LOC124999687 isoform X1, yielding MDLNIVGLHVQMSIYVFVVILLVVQTVNGDQPDVEMYSESVNEDAEMILVCRAKSFNTSGIILNIKKNRCDLLTKEDGVKTSGVHQQKDKTYWRRDYVIVSETEMSNYSCEVIHAESRFHVEKVWDPDSGLKGRIISSTFVDIIKTSRPRVLVSVDNEVQANITLTCLAEGFYPRNIILNIKRNGNILTREDRVDSSGVCPHEDNTFQRRDHIIISKSDRSNYSCEVIHAASDSHEEKVWDHHLPPDGVEDKDGDSGHKSAIIIAAVIVVLVVVLAPFVVVVLDLVVLYLRGDLGDKRGRYSGVPQDVEASPPESDKTGESQQSLTGDTDFQNSASAGSGDSDNDDTSNNVETEELQNTNVQDQRTPSEPSNPSTKTMKMWMRPNETLRRDPTNIYKTRIINYLQQLEKEKAIDRLLYYRLYPGEATPCIYGLPKIHKEGAPLRPIVSSINSVTYNTAKHLASILSPLVGNTPHHIVNSRDFVNKVKDVAAIVSYDVTSLFTCIPTREATDVVRKRLQKDDTLASRTNLTPEQVCVLLDLCLTTTYFQFNGGFYRQKHGCAMGSPVSPIETEILAEIAS
- the LOC124999687 gene encoding uncharacterized protein LOC124999687 isoform X6; the encoded protein is MSIYVFVVILLVVQTVNGDQPDVEMFSESFNQDTEMILVCRARGFNTSGIELHIKKNRCDLLTKEDGVETSGVRQQDNTYWREDDVIISKSEMSNYSCEVIHAESRFHVEKVWDPDSGLKGRIISSTFVDIIKTSRPRVLVSVDNEVQANITLTCLAEGFYPRNIILNIKRNGNILTREDRVDSSGVCPHEDNTFQRRDHIIISKSDRSNYSCEVIHAASDSHEEKVWDHHLPPDGVEDKDGDSGHKSAIIIAAVIVVLVVVLAPFVVVVLDLVVLYLRGDLGDKRGRYSGVPQDVEASPPESDKTGESQQSLTGDTDFQNSASAGSGDSDNDDTSNNVETEELQNTNVQDQRTPSEPSNPSTKTMKMWMRPNETLRRDPTNIYKTRIINYLQQLEKEKAIDRLLYYRLYPGEATPCIYGLPKIHKEGAPLRPIVSSINSVTYNTAKHLASILSPLVGNTPHHIVNSRDFVNKVKDVAAIVSYDVTSLFTCIPTREATDVVRKRLQKDDTLASRTNLTPEQVCVLLDLCLTTTYFQFNGGFYRQKHGCAMGSPVSPIETEILAEIAS
- the LOC124999687 gene encoding uncharacterized protein LOC124999687 isoform X8, with translation MSIYVFVVILLVVQTVNGDQPDVEMFSESFNQDTEMILVCRARGFNTSGIELHIKKNRCDLLTKEDGVETSGVRQQDNTYWREDDVIISKSEMSNYSCEVIHAESRFHVEKVWDPDSGLKGRIISSRPRVLVSVDNEVQANITLTCLAEGFYPRNIILNIKRNGNILTREDRVDSSGVCPHEDNTFQRRDHIIISKSDRSNYSCEVIHAASDSHEEKVWDHHLPPDGVEDKDGDSGHKSAIIIAAVIVVLVVVLAPFVVVVLDLVVLYLRGDLGDKRGRYSGVPQDVEASPPESDKTGESQQSLTGDTDFQNSASAGSGDSDNDDTSNNVETEELQNTNVQDQRTPSEPSNPSTKTMKMWMRPNETLRRDPTNIYKTRIINYLQQLEKEKAIDRLLYYRLYPGEATPCIYGLPKIHKEGAPLRPIVSSINSVTYNTAKHLASILSPLVGNTPHHIVNSRDFVNKVKDVAAIVSYDVTSLFTCIPTREATDVVRKRLQKDDTLASRTNLTPEQVCVLLDLCLTTTYFQFNGGFYRQKHGCAMGSPVSPIETEILAEIAS
- the LOC124999687 gene encoding uncharacterized protein LOC124999687 isoform X5, with the translated sequence MSIYVFVVILLVVQTVNGDQPDVEMFSESFNQDTEMILVCRARGFNTSGIELHIKKNRCDLLTKEDGVETSGVRQQDNTYWREDDVIISKSEMSNYSCEVIHAESRFHVEKVWDPDSGGRGRIISSKFVDIIKTSRPRVLVSVDNEVQANITLTCLAEGFYPRNIILNIKRNGNILTREDRVDSSGVCPHEDNTFQRRDHIIISKSDRSNYSCEVIHAASDSHEEKVWDHHLPPDGVEDKDGDSGHKSAIIIAAVIVVLVVVLAPFVVVVLDLVVLYLRGDLGDKRGRYSGVPQDVEASPPESDKTGESQQSLTGDTDFQNSASAGSGDSDNDDTSNNVETEELQNTNVQDQRTPSEPSNPSTKTMKMWMRPNETLRRDPTNIYKTRIINYLQQLEKEKAIDRLLYYRLYPGEATPCIYGLPKIHKEGAPLRPIVSSINSVTYNTAKHLASILSPLVGNTPHHIVNSRDFVNKVKDVAAIVSYDVTSLFTCIPTREATDVVRKRLQKDDTLASRTNLTPEQVCVLLDLCLTTTYFQFNGGFYRQKHGCAMGSPVSPIETEILAEIAS